The nucleotide sequence CGGGCCATCCGGTATCGGCGCTGATGGCCTGGCGCTGGCTCGAGGGCGCGCCGGTGTCCCGGCAATGGGTCGATTTCAAAGCGATTTCGCCCTCACTGCCGCGCTCGGTGGTGGGCTCCGAAGATGCCAGATTCTGCAGCCATCGCGGGGTCGATTGGGGCGCGCTGCAGGATGCGATCGACGATGCCGAGGACGGCGAGCCCGCCCGCGGCGGCTCGACGATTACCCAGCAGGTCGCCAAGAACCTGTTCCTGTGGCCCGGCCGCAGCGTGGTCCGCAAGGCGCTGGAATTGCCGCTGGCGATGTGGATCGATCTGGTGCTGCCCAAGCAGCGGATCCTGGAAATCTACCTCAACATCGCCGAACTCGGCCCGTCCGGGCAATTTGGGGCCGAGGCCGGATCAATGTACGCATTTGGCCGTCCGGCCGCGACACTTTCCGCGCGCGAGGCCGCTCTGCTGGCGGCGATCCTGCCCAATCCGGTCAGGCGCAGCGCCCG is from Bradyrhizobium sp. AZCC 2176 and encodes:
- the mtgA gene encoding monofunctional biosynthetic peptidoglycan transglycosylase, encoding MRIVRILLLILLAVLLLPYLVTPFYRTGHPVSALMAWRWLEGAPVSRQWVDFKAISPSLPRSVVGSEDARFCSHRGVDWGALQDAIDDAEDGEPARGGSTITQQVAKNLFLWPGRSVVRKALELPLAMWIDLVLPKQRILEIYLNIAELGPSGQFGAEAGSMYAFGRPAATLSAREAALLAAILPNPVRRSARNPGPGVRRLAGTYMARANAVPRCWSENRVF